The Amycolatopsis mongoliensis genome includes a window with the following:
- the deoC gene encoding deoxyribose-phosphate aldolase, with the protein MTATTSTSAAPATPAPLVDATRDDASLRRFLLGLPGVDQVGVEQRAAGLGTRSIKKDAKRWAIDTAISMVDLTTLEGADTHGKVRALAAKAVRPDPERQDTPRVAAVCVYPDMVATAVEALKGSGVHVASVATGFPAGRTSREIKLADTKIAVDAGAHEVDMVIDRGAFLEGRYMDVFEEIQAIKAACGDAHLKVILETGELATYDNVRRASWLALLAGGDFIKTSTGKVSPAATLPVTHIMLQAVHDWHVQTGELRGVKPAGGIRTTKDAIKYLVAVHEVAGEQWLVPDLFRFGASSLLNDLLLQRRTQVDGHYSGPDYVTVD; encoded by the coding sequence ATGACAGCCACGACCAGCACGTCAGCGGCGCCGGCCACCCCGGCACCGCTGGTGGACGCGACTCGCGACGACGCGAGCCTGCGCCGCTTCCTGCTCGGGCTGCCCGGAGTCGACCAGGTCGGCGTCGAGCAGCGCGCGGCGGGCCTCGGCACGCGCAGCATCAAGAAGGACGCCAAGCGGTGGGCCATCGACACCGCCATCTCCATGGTCGACCTGACCACGCTGGAGGGCGCCGACACCCACGGCAAGGTCCGGGCGCTCGCCGCGAAGGCCGTCCGCCCCGACCCCGAACGCCAGGACACCCCGCGCGTCGCCGCCGTCTGCGTGTACCCGGACATGGTCGCCACCGCCGTCGAAGCGCTCAAGGGCAGCGGCGTGCACGTCGCGAGCGTCGCGACCGGCTTCCCGGCCGGGCGCACTTCGCGGGAGATCAAGCTGGCCGACACCAAGATCGCCGTCGACGCGGGCGCGCACGAAGTCGACATGGTGATCGACCGCGGCGCCTTCCTCGAGGGCCGCTACATGGACGTCTTCGAAGAAATCCAGGCGATCAAGGCCGCCTGCGGCGACGCCCACCTGAAGGTCATCCTCGAGACCGGCGAGCTGGCGACCTACGACAACGTGCGGCGCGCGTCGTGGCTGGCGCTGCTGGCCGGCGGGGACTTCATCAAGACGTCCACCGGCAAGGTGTCCCCCGCCGCGACGCTGCCGGTCACCCACATCATGCTGCAGGCCGTCCACGACTGGCACGTCCAGACCGGCGAGCTGCGCGGCGTCAAGCCCGCGGGCGGCATCCGGACCACGAAGGACGCGATCAAGTACCTCGTCGCCGTGCACGAGGTCGCCGGCGAGCAGTGGCTGGTCCCGGACCTGTTCCGCTTCGGCGCGTCCAGCCTGCTCAACGACCTGCTGCTGCAGCGCCGCACCCAGGTGGACGGCCACTACAGCGGCCCCGACTACGTGACGGTGGACTGA
- a CDS encoding aldehyde dehydrogenase family protein, which yields MPVFEYAPAPESRAIANLKDHYKPFVDGEFVDGSGEPLKTINPATEEVLAEVGTASKSDVDTAVKAARKAYNGAWSKMPGTERAKYLFRIARLIQERSRELAVLESLDNGKPIKESRDSDIPTAAAHFFYHAGWADKLEYAGYGANPRPLGVAGQIIPWNFPLLMLAWKIAPALATGNTVVLKPAETTPLTALVFAEICQQAELPPGVVNILPGAGDIGASIVEHAGIDKIAFTGSTEVGKAIQRQVAGTPKKLTLELGGKAANIVFEDAPLDQAIEGIVNGIFFNQGHVCCAGSRLLVQESIAEEVLEKLRYRVSTLRVGDPLDKNTDVGAINSAEQLAKIRGLVESGDAEGAQRWTSPCPVPERGFFFAPTVFANVHQSMRIAREEIFGPVLSVLTFRTPDEAVAKANNTPYGLSAGIWTEKGSRILWMANQLRAGVVWANTFNRFDPAAPFGGYQESGFGREGGRTGLEAYLSV from the coding sequence ATGCCTGTTTTCGAGTACGCACCGGCGCCGGAGTCGCGCGCCATCGCGAACCTGAAGGACCACTACAAGCCGTTCGTCGACGGCGAGTTCGTCGACGGCTCGGGTGAGCCGCTCAAGACGATCAACCCGGCCACCGAAGAGGTCCTCGCCGAGGTCGGCACCGCGTCGAAGTCCGATGTGGACACCGCGGTCAAGGCCGCGCGCAAGGCGTACAACGGTGCCTGGTCGAAGATGCCGGGCACCGAGCGCGCGAAGTACCTCTTCCGCATCGCGCGGCTGATCCAGGAACGCTCGCGCGAGCTGGCGGTGCTGGAGAGCCTCGACAACGGCAAGCCGATCAAGGAGTCGCGCGACTCCGACATCCCGACCGCGGCGGCGCACTTCTTCTACCACGCCGGCTGGGCGGACAAGCTGGAGTACGCGGGGTACGGCGCCAATCCGCGTCCGCTGGGCGTCGCGGGCCAGATCATCCCGTGGAACTTCCCGCTGCTGATGCTGGCCTGGAAGATCGCGCCGGCGCTGGCCACCGGCAACACCGTCGTGCTGAAGCCGGCCGAGACGACGCCGTTGACCGCGCTGGTCTTCGCGGAGATCTGCCAGCAGGCGGAGCTGCCACCCGGCGTGGTCAACATCCTCCCGGGCGCGGGCGACATCGGTGCGTCCATCGTGGAGCACGCGGGCATCGACAAGATCGCCTTCACCGGCTCGACCGAGGTCGGCAAGGCGATCCAGCGCCAGGTCGCGGGCACGCCGAAGAAGCTGACCCTGGAGCTGGGCGGCAAGGCGGCGAACATCGTGTTCGAGGACGCGCCGCTCGACCAGGCCATCGAAGGCATCGTCAACGGCATCTTCTTCAACCAGGGCCACGTCTGCTGCGCGGGCTCGCGGCTGCTGGTGCAGGAGTCCATCGCCGAAGAGGTGCTGGAGAAGCTCCGCTACCGCGTCTCGACGCTGCGCGTCGGCGACCCCCTGGACAAGAACACCGACGTCGGCGCGATCAACTCGGCCGAGCAGCTCGCCAAGATCCGCGGGCTCGTCGAGTCCGGTGACGCCGAGGGCGCGCAGCGCTGGACCAGCCCGTGCCCGGTGCCGGAGCGCGGGTTCTTCTTCGCCCCGACGGTGTTCGCGAACGTCCACCAGTCGATGCGGATCGCGCGCGAGGAGATCTTCGGCCCGGTGCTGTCGGTGCTGACGTTCCGCACGCCGGACGAGGCCGTGGCGAAGGCGAACAACACGCCGTACGGGCTTTCGGCCGGCATCTGGACCGAAAAGGGCTCCCGGATCCTGTGGATGGCGAACCAGCTGCGCGCGGGCGTGGTCTGGGCCAACACCTTCAACCGCTTCGACCCCGCCGCACCGTTCGGCGGCTACCAGGAATCCGGCTTCGGGCGCGAAGGCGGCCGCACCGGGCTGGAGGCTTACCTCAGTGTCTAA
- a CDS encoding aldehyde dehydrogenase family protein: protein MRISVAKTYKLYIGGKFPRSESGRVYPVTDAKGKFLANAAHASRKDVRDAVVAARKAFPGWSGATAYNRGQVLYRVAEVLEGRRDQFIAEVSASEGLAAKKAESLVDAAIDRWVWYAGWTDKIASVLGSANPVAGPYFSFTVPEPTGVVGILAPQGSSLLGLVEVLAPVLATGSTAVVVSSAERPLPAITLSEVLATSDVPGGVANILTGRASELGPWLASHGDVNALDPTGAAPAERVELAREAANTVKRVLTVPAAEPDWTSAPDLTRLRRYLEAKTVWHPLGV, encoded by the coding sequence GTGAGGATTTCCGTCGCCAAGACGTACAAGCTGTACATCGGCGGCAAGTTCCCGCGTTCGGAGTCCGGCCGGGTGTACCCGGTGACGGACGCGAAGGGCAAGTTCCTGGCGAACGCGGCGCACGCGTCCCGCAAGGACGTCCGCGACGCGGTGGTGGCGGCCCGCAAGGCGTTCCCGGGCTGGTCGGGCGCGACGGCGTACAACCGCGGCCAGGTGCTCTACCGCGTGGCCGAGGTGCTGGAGGGCCGGCGCGACCAGTTCATCGCGGAGGTTTCGGCGTCCGAGGGCCTGGCCGCGAAGAAGGCCGAGTCCCTTGTGGACGCAGCGATCGACCGCTGGGTCTGGTACGCGGGCTGGACGGACAAGATCGCGTCCGTGCTGGGTTCGGCGAACCCGGTCGCGGGCCCGTACTTCTCGTTCACGGTCCCGGAGCCGACCGGCGTGGTGGGCATCCTGGCGCCGCAGGGGTCGTCCCTGCTGGGCCTGGTCGAGGTCCTGGCCCCGGTCCTGGCGACGGGCTCGACGGCGGTGGTGGTGTCGAGCGCGGAGAGGCCCCTGCCGGCGATCACGCTGTCGGAGGTCCTGGCGACATCGGACGTCCCGGGCGGAGTGGCGAACATCCTGACGGGCCGGGCGTCGGAACTGGGTCCGTGGCTGGCATCGCACGGTGACGTCAACGCCCTGGACCCGACGGGTGCCGCGCCTGCCGAGCGTGTGGAGTTGGCGCGCGAAGCGGCGAACACGGTGAAGCGGGTGCTGACGGTCCCGGCGGCGGAGCCGGACTGGACGTCGGCGCCGGACCTGACCCGGCTGCGGCGGTACCTGGAGGCGAAGACGGTCTGGCACCCGCTGGGCGTCTGA
- a CDS encoding GH12 family glycosyl hydrolase domain-containing protein has product MLTIPFLVVAGCGDGPVGGVAAPAPAAVPTTAPSTSSASAASASPTPSSRVVVPTPTPPSTTPVRGCRSPEFTTSETDGGWSDGGYYVHNNMWNAGEAGPETLRACAYDNWYVDSTQPDSTSVKTYPNVHKDINNQNGKPFNDYSVIRTTFAGRGPGVGIYDVAYDLWLNGVGDGAGVSELMVWTENLKQQPSGDKLATYTAAGATYDVWADDDGYVAFVSRATQYSGSLDLKAMIAWSIGKGLIPPNPTVNQIGYGIEFCSTGGGKARFTLTDFSVTMS; this is encoded by the coding sequence ATGTTGACGATTCCCTTCCTGGTGGTCGCCGGCTGCGGTGACGGCCCGGTCGGCGGCGTCGCGGCCCCGGCCCCGGCGGCGGTCCCGACGACGGCGCCCAGCACGTCCTCGGCGTCCGCGGCTTCGGCCTCGCCGACGCCGTCTTCCCGGGTGGTGGTGCCAACTCCGACGCCGCCGTCGACAACGCCGGTGCGCGGCTGCCGCAGTCCGGAGTTCACGACGTCGGAGACCGACGGCGGCTGGTCGGACGGCGGCTACTACGTCCACAACAACATGTGGAACGCGGGTGAGGCGGGCCCGGAAACGCTGCGCGCGTGCGCGTACGACAACTGGTACGTCGATTCCACCCAGCCCGACTCGACGTCGGTGAAAACCTATCCGAACGTGCACAAAGACATCAACAACCAGAATGGGAAACCGTTCAACGACTATTCCGTGATCAGGACGACGTTCGCCGGCCGCGGCCCGGGCGTGGGCATCTACGACGTGGCGTACGACCTGTGGCTGAACGGCGTCGGCGACGGAGCCGGCGTCAGTGAGCTGATGGTGTGGACGGAGAACCTGAAGCAACAGCCCTCGGGCGACAAACTGGCCACGTACACGGCGGCCGGAGCGACGTACGACGTCTGGGCGGACGACGACGGGTACGTGGCGTTCGTTTCCCGCGCGACGCAGTACTCGGGCAGCCTCGACCTGAAGGCGATGATCGCCTGGTCGATCGGCAAGGGCCTGATCCCGCCGAACCCGACGGTGAACCAGATCGGCTACGGGATCGAGTTCTGCTCGACCGGCGGGGGCAAGGCGAGGTTCACGCTGACGGACTTCTCGGTCACGATGAGCTGA
- a CDS encoding TetR/AcrR family transcriptional regulator — MTADPETTLRADARRNRDQILAAAKTIFAVSGPEVPMEEIARAAGVGVGTLYRRFPDRDALVRAVAMDNFERVLIDARAIAAEETSSWRALERLLRQSVELQLSIQLAMVSHRALVILKGDPEVRRLRDEILAVVEDFVRGAQAEGVLRPDVGAGDIAILFATLLRQMRAKSSDVAEMAARRCVGIMIDGLSARPGTELPGRPIMADDLDPAADHS, encoded by the coding sequence ATGACGGCAGACCCCGAGACCACCCTGCGGGCGGACGCGCGGCGCAACCGCGACCAGATCCTGGCCGCCGCGAAGACCATCTTCGCCGTCTCCGGTCCCGAGGTGCCGATGGAGGAGATCGCCCGCGCGGCCGGCGTCGGTGTCGGCACGCTGTACCGCCGGTTCCCGGACCGCGACGCGCTGGTCCGCGCGGTCGCGATGGACAACTTCGAGCGGGTCCTGATCGACGCGCGCGCGATCGCCGCCGAGGAGACGTCGTCGTGGCGCGCGCTGGAGCGGCTGCTGAGGCAGTCGGTCGAGCTGCAGCTGAGCATCCAGCTGGCGATGGTGTCCCACCGGGCCCTGGTCATCCTGAAGGGCGACCCGGAGGTCCGGCGCCTGCGGGACGAGATCCTGGCGGTGGTGGAGGACTTCGTCCGCGGAGCCCAGGCCGAGGGCGTGCTCCGCCCGGATGTCGGCGCGGGTGACATCGCGATCCTGTTCGCGACGCTGCTGCGCCAGATGCGGGCGAAGTCCTCGGACGTGGCGGAGATGGCGGCCCGGCGCTGCGTCGGGATCATGATCGACGGACTCAGCGCGCGGCCGGGCACGGAGCTCCCGGGCCGGCCGATCATGGCGGACGATCTGGACCCCGCCGCCGATCACAGCTGA
- a CDS encoding cytochrome P450: MTEVADPTTKDEVFPLVRSCPFAPPPAYEKLREAGPVQRVELQSGQEAWAITRLEDVRQMLTDPRFSSDRFNPGFPFLTKQGRPVRRTNFTASLINMDPPQHGAARREVVGEFTVKRMKALQPRIQQIVDEHIDAILAGPKPADLVTALSLPVPSLVICELLGVPYADHEFFQVRSSTLLNRDVEQDDRIKAVDELQNYLDELVTKKETEPADDLLSRQIAKQREEHGDADHDSLVSLAFLLLIAGHETTANMISLGTVALLENPDQLELIKNDPGKTLDAVEELLRYFTIAEFATSRVATEDLEIGGQLIREGEGVLGLSYSGNRDPEAFENPDELDLERGARHHVAFGFGPHQCLGQNLARMELQIVFDTLFRRIPELKLAAPVDQLPFKHDSSIFGLYCLPVTW, translated from the coding sequence ATGACCGAAGTCGCTGATCCCACCACGAAGGACGAAGTCTTCCCGCTGGTGCGCAGCTGCCCGTTCGCGCCGCCGCCGGCGTACGAGAAGCTGCGCGAAGCAGGCCCGGTCCAGCGCGTCGAGCTGCAGTCCGGCCAGGAGGCGTGGGCGATCACCCGGCTCGAGGACGTCCGGCAGATGCTCACCGACCCGCGGTTCAGCTCCGACCGGTTCAACCCCGGCTTCCCGTTCCTGACCAAGCAGGGACGCCCGGTGCGGCGGACCAACTTCACCGCGTCGCTGATCAACATGGACCCGCCGCAGCACGGCGCGGCCCGCCGTGAGGTTGTCGGCGAGTTCACGGTCAAGCGGATGAAGGCGCTCCAGCCGCGCATCCAGCAGATCGTCGACGAGCACATCGACGCGATCCTGGCCGGCCCGAAGCCCGCCGACCTGGTCACCGCACTGTCGCTGCCGGTGCCGTCGCTGGTCATCTGCGAGCTGCTCGGCGTCCCGTACGCCGACCACGAGTTCTTCCAGGTCCGCAGCTCGACGCTGCTCAACCGGGACGTCGAGCAGGACGACCGGATCAAGGCCGTCGACGAGCTGCAGAACTACCTCGACGAGCTGGTCACCAAGAAGGAGACCGAGCCGGCCGACGACCTGCTCAGCCGTCAGATCGCCAAGCAGCGCGAGGAGCACGGCGACGCCGACCACGACTCGCTCGTCTCCCTGGCGTTCCTGCTGCTCATCGCCGGGCACGAGACGACGGCGAACATGATCTCGCTCGGCACCGTCGCGCTGCTGGAGAACCCGGACCAGCTCGAGCTGATCAAGAACGACCCGGGCAAGACGCTCGACGCCGTCGAGGAGCTGCTCCGGTACTTCACGATCGCCGAGTTCGCGACGTCGCGCGTCGCCACCGAGGACCTCGAGATCGGCGGGCAGCTGATCCGCGAGGGCGAGGGCGTGCTCGGCCTGAGCTACTCCGGCAACCGCGACCCGGAGGCGTTCGAAAACCCGGACGAGCTCGACCTGGAGCGCGGCGCGCGCCACCACGTCGCGTTCGGCTTCGGGCCGCACCAGTGCCTCGGCCAGAACCTCGCCCGGATGGAGCTGCAGATCGTCTTCGACACGCTCTTCCGCCGCATCCCGGAGCTGAAGCTGGCCGCGCCGGTCGACCAGCTGCCGTTCAAGCACGACTCGTCGATCTTCGGGCTCTACTGCCTGCCCGTGACCTGGTGA
- a CDS encoding cytochrome P450, translated as MTTVEKHEFPMTRTCPFSPPPAYEEIREEEPVSKVGLPDGGWAWVVTRHEDVRTVLNDRRFSADRQHPDFPQLVKGGFRRQGDERTMITMDAPEHGPARKAVLGEFTVRRMEALRPRIQEIVDGQIDALLAGPKPGDLVEALSLPVPSLVICEMLGVPYADHDFFQTHTAKLIKRATTPEERRAAFDTIRGYMEDLIAEKEANPPDDLLGRQIVKLREDGAYRRASLAATGFLLLVAGHETTANMISLSTVAFLRNPEQLAAIKADPGKTLDAVEEMLRYWTIVDAATARLCVEDIEVGGQLIRAGEGVLALGYAANRDPRAFDDPDELDIERGARHHVAFGFGPHQCLGQNLARMELQIVFDTLFRRIPTLALAADVDDLPFKDDANIYGLYRLPVTW; from the coding sequence ATGACGACTGTCGAAAAGCACGAATTCCCGATGACCCGCACGTGCCCGTTCTCGCCGCCGCCGGCGTACGAGGAGATCCGCGAAGAAGAGCCGGTGTCGAAGGTCGGGCTGCCCGACGGAGGCTGGGCCTGGGTGGTCACCCGGCACGAGGACGTCCGGACCGTGCTGAACGACCGGCGGTTCAGCGCCGACCGGCAGCACCCGGACTTCCCGCAGCTGGTCAAGGGCGGGTTCCGGCGGCAGGGCGACGAGCGCACCATGATCACCATGGACGCGCCCGAGCACGGGCCGGCCCGCAAGGCCGTGCTCGGCGAGTTCACCGTGCGCCGGATGGAGGCGCTGCGGCCGCGGATCCAGGAGATCGTGGACGGGCAGATCGACGCGCTGCTCGCCGGGCCGAAGCCGGGTGACCTGGTCGAGGCGCTGTCGCTGCCGGTGCCGTCGCTGGTGATCTGCGAGATGCTCGGCGTGCCCTACGCCGACCACGACTTCTTCCAGACCCACACGGCGAAGCTGATCAAGCGCGCGACGACGCCGGAGGAGCGGCGGGCGGCGTTCGACACCATCCGCGGCTACATGGAAGACCTCATCGCGGAGAAGGAGGCGAACCCGCCGGACGACCTGCTCGGCCGGCAGATCGTCAAGCTCCGCGAAGACGGCGCCTACCGGCGTGCTTCGCTGGCCGCGACCGGCTTCCTGCTGCTGGTGGCCGGGCACGAGACGACGGCGAACATGATTTCCCTGTCCACCGTGGCGTTCCTCCGCAACCCGGAGCAGCTCGCGGCGATCAAGGCCGACCCGGGCAAGACGCTCGACGCCGTCGAGGAGATGCTGCGCTACTGGACGATCGTCGACGCGGCCACGGCGCGCCTGTGCGTCGAGGACATCGAGGTCGGCGGGCAGCTGATCCGGGCCGGCGAGGGCGTGCTGGCGCTGGGCTACGCGGCGAACCGCGACCCGCGGGCGTTCGACGACCCGGACGAGCTGGACATCGAGCGCGGCGCGCGCCACCACGTCGCGTTCGGCTTCGGGCCGCACCAGTGCCTCGGCCAGAACCTCGCCCGGATGGAGCTGCAGATCGTGTTCGACACGCTCTTCCGGCGCATCCCGACCCTCGCGCTGGCCGCGGACGTCGACGACCTGCCGTTCAAGGACGACGCGAACATCTACGGCCTGTACCGGCTGCCGGTGACCTGGTAG
- a CDS encoding ferredoxin: MKIIADTGKCVGAGQCVLTEPALFDQSEDDGTVIVLDDQPEGELVEKAREAVHVCPSQALLLQE, translated from the coding sequence ATGAAGATCATCGCGGACACCGGCAAGTGCGTCGGCGCCGGGCAGTGCGTGCTGACCGAGCCCGCCCTGTTCGACCAGAGCGAAGACGACGGCACGGTCATCGTCCTCGACGACCAGCCGGAGGGCGAGCTGGTCGAGAAGGCCCGCGAAGCGGTGCACGTTTGCCCCAGCCAGGCCCTGTTACTGCAGGAGTAG
- a CDS encoding IS3 family transposase: MAKYAGPDEFAETAGSTSPQHTRFSVRRMARLLSVSRAGYYAHAKRAAARVLTPRQQRRADLEVKITEAHKDSRGTYGSPRITAELRDQGEVVTAKTVAKIMASIGLEGISPRTFKVKTTVVDPAASFPPDLVDRLFDRGRLDAVWLTDITYLTCGEGEMFLCAIRDGHSRKVLGHSVSDRISAEMVTDAIHDAVAARGGECRGTVLHSDRGGEFTAHLTAQACFRHGLRRSMGETGICWDNSPAESFWSTFKHEHYYRHAYATKMELVAAVDNWVRFYNSVRRHSAIGMLSPDNFEQSLRTAA, from the coding sequence ATGGCCAAGTACGCCGGCCCCGACGAGTTCGCCGAGACGGCCGGCTCCACCTCGCCGCAGCACACCCGGTTCTCGGTCCGGCGGATGGCGCGGCTGCTGAGCGTGTCGAGAGCCGGCTACTACGCGCACGCCAAACGCGCCGCGGCAAGGGTGCTGACGCCACGGCAGCAACGCCGCGCCGACCTCGAGGTGAAGATCACCGAGGCGCACAAGGACTCCCGCGGAACCTACGGGTCGCCGCGGATCACCGCCGAACTGCGTGACCAGGGCGAGGTGGTCACAGCGAAGACGGTCGCCAAGATCATGGCCTCGATCGGGCTGGAGGGCATCAGCCCGCGCACGTTCAAGGTGAAGACGACGGTGGTCGATCCGGCCGCGTCGTTCCCGCCGGATCTGGTCGACCGGCTTTTCGACCGGGGCCGGCTGGACGCGGTCTGGCTGACCGACATCACGTATTTGACGTGTGGTGAGGGCGAGATGTTCCTGTGTGCGATCCGGGACGGGCACTCTCGGAAAGTGTTGGGCCACAGTGTATCTGACCGTATCAGCGCTGAGATGGTCACGGACGCCATCCACGACGCGGTCGCCGCCCGTGGCGGTGAATGTCGCGGCACGGTACTGCATTCCGACCGCGGCGGGGAGTTCACGGCGCATCTGACGGCGCAAGCGTGCTTCCGGCACGGGCTGCGCCGGTCGATGGGCGAAACCGGTATCTGCTGGGACAACAGCCCGGCAGAGTCGTTCTGGTCGACGTTCAAACATGAGCACTACTACCGGCATGCCTACGCCACGAAGATGGAACTCGTTGCCGCAGTTGACAATTGGGTTCGTTTCTACAACAGTGTGCGGCGGCACTCCGCAATCGGGATGCTCAGTCCCGACAATTTCGAGCAGTCACTTCGCACGGCTGCCTGA
- a CDS encoding transposase, which yields MPARKRRSYPAEYKVEAAHRVIDSGRTIAEVARELGIDAGMLSVWVKDERRRITAAEVHGDNPLQAAERAELLRLRGQVAELEKDNAFLVKASAYFAAMQKNRPGSL from the coding sequence ATGCCTGCTCGCAAGCGCCGGTCGTACCCGGCGGAGTACAAGGTCGAGGCTGCTCACCGTGTGATCGATTCCGGCCGCACGATCGCTGAGGTCGCCCGCGAGCTGGGCATCGACGCGGGCATGTTGAGTGTCTGGGTCAAAGACGAACGACGCCGGATCACCGCGGCTGAGGTCCACGGGGACAACCCCTTGCAGGCGGCCGAGCGGGCCGAGCTGCTGCGCTTGCGCGGGCAGGTGGCCGAACTGGAGAAGGACAACGCGTTCCTGGTAAAAGCTTCGGCGTACTTTGCCGCGATGCAGAAGAACCGGCCCGGTTCGCTCTGA
- a CDS encoding ABC transporter ATP-binding protein yields the protein MAGVSYEQASRIYPGAHEVRAVDKLDLAVPDGEFLVLVGPSGSGKSTALRMLAGLEDIDEGAIHIGDRDVTHLPPKDRDIAMVFQSYALYPHMTVAENMGFALKLRGLSKADIEAKVAEAAAMLDLSKYLDRKPKALSGGQRQRVAMGRAIVREPSVFLMDEPLSNLDAKLRVETRANIAQLQRRLRTTTIYVTHDQVEAMTMGDRVAVLKDGVLQQCASPRELYENPTNSFVAGFIGSPAMNLATLPLTEGGVKLGDVVLPLPRSVLSAAGDLKEVVFGVRPESLELVSEGGFELVVELVEELGADAYLHGKVGDDRFVVRVDGRTPPRMGDNVRVGLRGEGETHAFNPETTLRLS from the coding sequence ATGGCGGGTGTCAGTTACGAACAGGCGTCGCGGATCTACCCGGGTGCGCACGAGGTGCGGGCGGTCGACAAGCTCGACCTGGCGGTGCCGGACGGCGAGTTCCTGGTGCTGGTCGGCCCTTCGGGTTCGGGCAAGTCGACGGCGCTGCGGATGCTCGCGGGGCTGGAGGACATCGACGAGGGCGCCATCCACATCGGCGACCGCGACGTCACCCACCTGCCGCCGAAGGACCGGGACATCGCGATGGTGTTCCAGTCCTACGCGCTGTACCCGCACATGACGGTGGCCGAGAACATGGGCTTCGCGCTGAAGCTGCGTGGACTGTCCAAAGCGGACATCGAGGCCAAGGTGGCCGAGGCCGCTGCGATGCTGGATCTTTCGAAGTACCTCGACCGCAAGCCCAAAGCCCTGTCTGGCGGGCAGCGGCAGCGCGTCGCGATGGGCCGGGCGATCGTGCGCGAGCCCAGCGTGTTCCTGATGGACGAGCCACTGTCCAACCTGGACGCGAAGCTGCGCGTCGAGACGCGCGCGAACATCGCCCAGCTGCAACGCCGGCTCCGGACGACGACCATCTACGTCACGCACGACCAGGTCGAGGCGATGACGATGGGCGACCGGGTGGCGGTGCTCAAGGACGGCGTCCTGCAGCAGTGCGCGTCACCGCGGGAGCTGTACGAGAACCCGACGAACTCGTTCGTGGCCGGCTTCATCGGATCGCCGGCGATGAACCTGGCGACGCTGCCGCTGACCGAGGGCGGCGTCAAGCTGGGCGACGTCGTGCTGCCGCTGCCGCGCTCGGTGCTGTCCGCCGCCGGGGACCTGAAGGAGGTGGTCTTCGGCGTGCGCCCGGAGTCGCTGGAGCTGGTCTCCGAAGGCGGCTTCGAGCTGGTCGTGGAGCTGGTCGAGGAACTGGGCGCGGACGCGTACCTGCACGGCAAGGTGGGCGACGACCGGTTCGTCGTCCGCGTCGACGGCCGCACCCCGCCCCGGATGGGCGACAACGTCCGGGTCGGCCTGCGCGGCGAAGGCGAGACCCACGCGTTCAACCCGGAGACGACCCTCCGCCTCTCGTAG
- a CDS encoding carbohydrate ABC transporter permease, with translation MTTLAARPRKKHYGKGSLTVATWVVAILFVFPLLWMILTAFKQEADAYTDPPKLLFSPTFDQISNVLSGGFLPYLSNSAFVTILSTALVLLFGVPAAYALSLAPVKGTSNALGFFLSTKMLPIVAAIIPLYIISQNSELLDTVWALVILYTSMNLPLAIWMMRSFFLEVPHEMIEAGRIDGANLPTLLRKIIMPVVAPGIAATALICVIFSWTEFFYAVNLTAARAGTVPVFLVGFITSEGLYWAQLSAAALLASLPVMIVGWIAQNHLVRGLSMGAVK, from the coding sequence ATGACCACTCTTGCCGCGCGTCCTCGCAAGAAGCACTACGGCAAGGGCTCGCTGACCGTGGCGACCTGGGTCGTCGCGATCCTGTTCGTCTTCCCGCTGCTGTGGATGATCCTCACGGCGTTCAAGCAGGAGGCCGACGCCTACACCGACCCGCCGAAGCTGCTGTTCTCCCCGACGTTCGACCAGATCTCGAACGTCCTGAGCGGCGGGTTCCTGCCCTACCTGTCCAACTCGGCGTTCGTCACGATCCTCTCGACGGCCCTGGTGCTGCTCTTCGGCGTCCCGGCGGCGTACGCGCTGTCGCTGGCGCCGGTCAAGGGCACGTCGAACGCGCTCGGGTTCTTCCTCTCGACGAAGATGCTGCCGATCGTCGCGGCGATCATCCCGCTGTACATCATCTCCCAGAACTCCGAGCTGCTGGACACGGTGTGGGCGCTGGTCATCCTGTACACGTCGATGAACCTGCCGCTGGCCATCTGGATGATGCGGTCGTTCTTCCTCGAGGTCCCGCACGAGATGATCGAAGCGGGCCGGATCGACGGCGCGAACCTGCCGACGCTGCTGCGCAAGATCATCATGCCGGTGGTCGCGCCCGGGATCGCGGCGACCGCGCTGATCTGCGTCATCTTCTCCTGGACCGAGTTCTTCTACGCGGTCAACCTGACGGCGGCCCGGGCCGGCACGGTGCCGGTGTTCCTCGTCGGGTTCATCACCAGTGAGGGCCTGTACTGGGCCCAGCTTTCCGCCGCCGCGCTGCTGGCTTCGCTGCCGGTGATGATCGTCGGCTGGATCGCGCAGAACCACCTCGTCCGGGGGCTGTCGATGGGAGCGGTGAAGTAG